DNA from Branchiostoma lanceolatum isolate klBraLanc5 chromosome 6, klBraLanc5.hap2, whole genome shotgun sequence:
aataaaaagaaaacacaaaatacaaagcccaccaaaaatgattaaaaagacgtcaaaaagcAGCCAGAGCTGAACctctctgcttagagagtaacTAAAACACACATATGGAAGAAATGCTGCATCTATCACAAACATGTTTTAAGGGACGGCACATTTGAGTGTAAAAACTCAAGTTTACATATTATATAGCATCATTTTTTCTATTGAAACTTCACACAACAAACGTCCTTTCCAACCAAGCATATACTAGTCTTTACTGTGGTTAGGAGGTCTTTGCATGGACCAATATTTTGCTTGGCTCCAATCTGTACTTTAGCACTTGAAATGCGGTCTCTGTATGTGGTCCCTAGAATCTCCCAGAACCTTATTTTCCAACCAAGCATAAGCtacctccgtgaatagtttcatcaggttggtaagtcactgaataaaaagactctttttacacaaccaagagatttattccaccaacgtttcggtgaccatctgtcaccttcttcaaggcaattctgactggttcacattgcaatgcagcacaggtgttgctgatAATACATCTAAATGAGATGCGATCCCAAACACaacgtatttacatatgtacaaccacaggggatgacatcactatccGGTCCCaaacagaagtgtaacacatacacaactatcgatcaaaaaacaatgcaactatcatcattgccttgaagaaggtgacagacggtcaccgaaatgttggtggaataaatatcttggttgtgtaaaaagagtctttttcatTCAAGCGTAAACTAGACTACGATGAGTCAGAAACACGGGTACCTCCTGGATGACCGGTGTCTGTCCTTGCTCTCCTCCGCCTCTTCAGGCCGCCTGTTGCTCTCACGGTCCCTGTCTCGGTGTCTCCGTTCACGCTCGCGGTCCCGGCTACGGTCGCTCTCTCTCTCACGCCCTCGGTCCCGCTCTTCCCGCCGTCTATCCCTGAGATACAATTGCAACATGACGTCAGTTGTGGAACAATTAATAACACGCAAAGGCCTTTGAAAACAAACTGCCAAGGGAGGAACAAACTGCAAAGGGaagctttatttatttattaatgtctgattatatttttgtttatagaaaatgaataaataaataaataaataaataataaaaaaagaccCAATGGCCTTCATAAAACAACACATACCAATAACTTCATCAGTTGCTACATGAACTTAAGTGATGAGTGCTAACTCAAAAGTGTACCAGCATCAATCTTATTCACAGATGCATTCACAAGATTTCTCTGAAAACAGATACTACATAAATCACCTTTCTCTGTCCCTGTCTCTATCCCTCTCTCTTTCCCGATCTCTCTCCCGGTACTCCCTGGGTTCTCTTTCCCGGGTTCTCTCTCTGCTGTGTTGTCTTCTCTGGAACTCCTGCTCACTGTCGCTGTTAGAACAATGTAAGAAACCCACCAGATTACCATGACATATCCATTCATAACAGGAATGGATACACTGCAATTCACCAACAGCATTCTATAACGACTTAAAGACTGATTTGACCACCTAATGAATAgacaaagattcaaacaaacaaacaaacaaacatcaatttGTTGTGTATAGAAACACTTTGACGACTTGTGAATATATTTTTCTTGTCTCACAAACCAACAACTTCATGACATCAAGTACAACATCAAACAAATTCAACTATTaactaaaaaatcatgagagaaaatgttttctatctgcaacgtctgaccatttccaaattccatccagttgcttgagtaactgttacattgcatATCTTTTTGCATAGATGAATAACCTTCAGCAAAGAGAACATATTTTGTTACCATGTTTTGCAGATGACATTATTCAGAAACAGGCTTACCTGGAGAAGTCACTCTCTGATCCCCTGTTCATGGGCGGCCCCATGGGAGGGAAGAAGTCATAGTCATCGTTCTCCTGTCTGCGCCCGGGGTCCCAGGAGCCGGGAGGGGGGCCCGAGGGGGGCGGGCCTAGGTTGTAGGGGGGGAAGTCGGGGTGGTCTGCAGGGGAAAAGCAATACGGTAGTGGATACGCAGATAAGTGAAGGAAACTCAAAGTGATCTTGAATAGGttcagctcaaatgaactcaatgaacagttgcGCTACTCATTCACTGGCCTGACAGAGAAGGCAGAtgatatgtacagtatctacaggttcattgtaccgtgtaaattctcctagctctttttgaaAAGTATGATAAACAGAGAATCACAGGTTAACGTGCCGTTCTCAGGGCTGTGACCCTTTAGTTTAGAGTTGCGTGCAAGTTGGGTGAACGACAacagccaggatttgaactccaAACCTCTTGGCTGCTCTTGGTCCAGAAGCAGGGCCACTAACCACAGGActacacacgcacacaggaAAGCTGTATACAAGCTGTATACAATAAGTCCATTCTAACTACAGAGCTGTCAGTGAATTAATCTCTTTGAAATTTGAAGTAACCTTGTGTTCTTACCTCCACTGTAGTAAGGTGGCCTGTCTTCATAGCCTCGAGGTTGGCCTCTGAAGAAAGAAACGTTGAGAAACTTAAAACTGGACGCTAATATATATTCATATCGCAGTCGATATCAAATTacatattctttaaaaaatgtcaGAACAAAAATAATAGAATTTTGAGTTTTTACCTGTCATCAtggctggggggaggggggcctgaAGGAGGGGGTGGTCCAGGAGGAGGGAACCGACCTCTGTCCGGGTTAAACCCAGCTGtaaaataaacaatgaaaatggTAAGAATCCGATAGAGCTAATGAGCAAACGATACAGTAAGTATTTATCAAGAAAAAAGCTTAGTACCCAGTAATTTCTACTATAAGTATAAAGAAAGACACCCAACCAAAAGTTACCATTCAAAATTGTAGACAACTGGTCGCAATTCTAATGCCTGCAGTGAGATTacgtattcatttatttattggttcggcatgcaCATGTTGTTACATAAACAGcgagggttgcccaactagcgaatGGCAAATGTTAAGGGCTCTCAAAGACATTACAGCTTTTATGATACTTCTTGGACATTCTACGTTTAAGTTTGAGTGACTGAAAAAAGTAATGTTAGTGACTGATAAACCTATGTTATGTGTACTCACAGTCGAATGGTGGCATGCTGTCGGGAGGGGGGAAGCCGGGGGGAGGTCCTGACATCCCGGGGGGAGGCATGGGCATACCTGGAAAACCACCCCCAGCATGTATCGCTGAGTGACAGTGTACAGCATTAGACATGTGTGCAACCCTTTCTCGGCAAGTCAGGAATAGTCAATACAAGAATATAGAGAAGACAGACAGCATTTGGTGCGGTAGGACTGTATTTTCTGATTCTTTATAATAGCTACTAGGCAGCTATTAGGCAGCTATTGATGAGGTCGAGTTGTGAAACTACTGGGTAAGGTTTACATATGCTTGGAAAGGGTGTGCACTTTATATAGTATGTGCACAAGAAGTATAACTGTACAGAGAAATCAGATAGAAAGTACAGAATAAAGTTAGTAAGAACATTAATTTATTCAATGATACTATAAACAACCAGTAAATGTAAGCTAATGCATTCTAACTTTGTTTCTTGAAAGTGCAGCATCACATATACAATACTACTAATGTTGAATATAAGAATACCTGAGAGCTAAGTAAAATGCACCAATGAATTCCTCCTTGGCAGAAGGTTAGCACATTGCTAAAAGATTTTTGGATGCTACCGATGTTGCATGGGGGTGACAATTCTCCTAGCTATACATAAGGAACAGTCCAACTCACCTGGATGTGGAGGGGGTGGCTGAGCTGCAGAACTGACGGGAGGGGGTGGCATGAAGGGGGGTGGGGGCATGTTGGGAGGGGGTCCTGGAGGGGGCATGCCAGGAGGGGGGTGCATTCGTCTCATTCCTCTTCCAGCATCACTACATGGGTGGCAGTCAAATAGAATTACATTATCAATAATCAAGACACAAcaattattttcatattttcaattATGTCCATGTCTacatctgtctgactctgtgaCAAAGCCCTTTAGCACtatgaagtagccatttggcacccaatatTGGTATATTGTACtttaaaaaaggaaaatattcgtggaagttttatgttcacggttttcccgataaccttttccctgcaaacttaaaccacagCGAAACTGTTTGTTCTGTCTTGTGACTCCTGtgctattgtttcaactgctaCCATCACAAATACTACATTTTCTGCCTACCATGTCCACTTTATTATAGTTTATACGATGCTTATGTTATATCTGATAACTCTTTAAAAATGTTTAGAATATCAGACTTTGTACTTACTCAGGAGGAGCCCCCATCACTGGGATGACATTCTCATCCGGCGGTCTGTCCCGTCGCCTTCCCTCCACGCGCGAGATGCCCCCTCCAATCACGTCTATGACTCCGCCCTGCTTGCGGTCAGGCGGGGGCCCCGCGCCGCGGTAGGTTCCGCTGCCTCGTCTCTGGATGGGGTTGCCCACTGGGGCGTGGCCTAAAGGTAAAGATGTCACTGGAGTTCAGGATTTCTGTTCATACAACAAttttcattgacacaacaaaagtatgcCGACTATTGTAAGGTCTTCTAGTagttctacaactatacatgcaaacaaacaattggatacaaaagaattgaCCTATGTAAAAGTATCTGGATAATTCAATATGTCAGGTTTACCGTATCATTTACACAACCAGTTCTAAGGTCAAAAATTCTTTGTATACAAATGTGGCCTATCTTTTTACAGATCAAAATACTCTGTGCACATAGTAAAGATTTCTCAAACTCAACTATCAcatgaaacaaagaaaacagcttgtcgCGGTCTGTAACATAGCCTACTATCAGTAACTTTGTGAATGACATTCCAAATAGTAAAGGCACAGGGGTAAAGaggaagtaaaaaaattcttatcCCCGTCTACAAAGAATCTTTACGTGTATTGTGAGAGCAAGAAATCTTAAAACCTTCCACTTTTCAGATTCTTCCTTCTCAGTACTCACTTTGTTCTTCCTTGTCCTGTCTAATATTGGTGCTCCCAGCATGGTGGACCTGATGAGAACAAAAACATATCTTGTCAGGATGCGCTACCTGTAGATATCTTACCAGGTCTGCATTGACATCTAGTAATATTAGCATACTAGTCAGTACTAGCCAGTCAAATTCAAAACTCTTTCAACAAGAAATTACTCCTTGTAACATTGTATCCAATGTAACATTTCACATTCACAGCCCCAAACAATAGTCTGAGTGTCaccctagttagttccaggacTCCCATACTCTCCCTTCACAAGAGTATGGGAGCCATGAAACCAAATGGGATGACACTCTGGCTACCTAAACCAACAACTGTAGTAACTTTTCCTGGTATCAAGTACTCACATAGATGGGTTTCTGCAGGTTGGTATCCATGCGTAATCTCTTCTGCTTGTCACAGTAGATCTTCCAGGAGTCCTCGTTAAAACCGTAGTTGAAGTAGTCGGTGATATCAGCACCTAATCACAGTACACGAACATGAGTGTCAACAGTTGAGAAAATATGAGGTGATGAAGCAGCCATACAGAAAAACTGACTTATTGGCTAGTAAGTAAAAGCAATAAGGTATATAATACATCCATGCCCAATAAGATTTAGTACAggcatacaaatacaaaagtaGTAATAAAGTACATATGGTGACAGGGCTTCTGATGTATTCCAAAACATAGGTTTTAACACTATTCAgtctctaatacatgtacataggtttGGCTTCTTCTCTTCTCACAGTAATTTTGAGTTTATGCAAATGTCAAAAGAtgttctatatctgtatctgtatctgtatagccggcatATATAACtgtccttcggcgtaacacattaGCATGTTGCAAAGTCGTCTACAACTTAGGACGGATAACACAGCAGGGAATCCTGGGATAGAGAAGAACGCAGTCCGAACTCACCCGGCTTTCTCCATGGCTTGTCCTCCAGTGTGTCCAGGTCAAAGTCTATCACAGGTACACCGTTGATGGCCCCAGGAGCCGCCAGGTCAATGCCTTTAACTGTCTTCCCAGCACTGCCGGGGGCTGGAAAATAAACAATACCCCTTAAACATCTTATTGGTAAAAGGATTGTATGGCATACATACTTTACAAGAAAAGTTTTTCACTACCAAAACACATAGGATTAAGGCCATACTTTCACATTGCATGCACCATAGTATCACGCACATAAGAATGATGTCCAAAGAGACTGATTAAGTATGGTATATCAAAACTCTATGAACTACATACCTGGTCCTCCTCTACTGTAGGCTGCTGTTCTTTTGATGTCCAAGTTCATGGGGGTGCCACCATAGCCCCTGTAGAGAAACAGTACATGttctgactacatgtacatgtattttacatgttttCATACGATCAGCTCTTACTTACAACAAAGGGAACCATTTAGAACACAATGGCTTTTTTCAGACTTACACAAGAGAGATGACCTTACTTAGAAACAAGTGGCTGATATTTtactactacattgtattttgctaCTTTTACATGTTGCATTTTGGAAGCCATCTCTATCAGACAATCAATTATTCTAGTAGTCAGAGCTAGGAGACCAGATTACGTACGGATAGGAAGTCGGGGCACTCTTGATGTCTCCGATGGTGACCTggacatcatcatcactgtcactgtcatcatcatcagcttcCTCTTCCTGGTTCTCCTCTCCACTCTGGAAAGAAAGAAGAGCATGTtagatgtttttcttttattctgctgttccatgttgttgtttctgCTGTTCTATATGGCTAAGGCTTTTGACTCgaaataatgaatgaagtcAAGAAACATTGAGTATCTGTTTAAAAGTCACTGGCCAATGTTCATTCTAGAGTATCTGTAGCTTTGAGCTGTGTCCTTCTTATCATAAATACTAGATTTGCACTATCAAACCAACTTACCAATTCTCCTGCCTCCTTATCCTCCCCACCCTCAGCTGTTTTCTTGGTGACAAACTCGGGAGCATCAGCAGACAGGTTACTGGTAACCGCAGGCGCAGGCTCAGAATCTCCATTCCTGTTAATTGTTATAAAGCAACTGAGCTGTAGAATTATTCTTTTAAAGGAAACTATGGTAAGTATACTTCCCTGGAAAATGGATACAGCACAGTACCATACTTCGCTAAATTAATCCCTTCTCATCCTTTCAGACAATTGAAAATCATTCCACATCTCATGCATTGCACTTCACTTAATAAAAATCTATGTTATGTTACACATGTACGACCAAggattgtacatgtaaacccCCTTGATATAACTGAGAAGTGAAGTAAATCCCTAATTATAAGGATCTAGACATGCACAGAGACTGTCTTTAACACACATGACATAATATGAAATGTACTTACACTGCTTCCTTTTCTTCTGGGGCAGGCGCAGGCGTAGACCTGTATGAAGGGAAGAAAAATCACTGAATCTGATTCCTGATGAATGTACATAACAAACTTTGAAAGACTGCTGACCAGATGTAGGTCAAACTTAAGAGAAAGGCATCTGACGATCGAGTTGGAAATAAATTTCATCATTCATTGTGTTGTCTTGATAATGTTATGTGGTGTAAATTATGATAGATCAGGTACTTACTCCAAAGGAGGTGGTTCCTCTGCCTTGGTCTCTTCAGCTTCCTCATCTGCAGATACAAAAGGGGATAAATAATCTATAGGATAAAATACTAGAGTAGGCTAAATGTTTATGTACAGTAATACTagtgaatatgtatatatttgttaacatgtgacctgtgcttagcccagtggggcaaacatgtacaataaaggtcttcattcaattcaattcaattaaaggaaaataaaaataaaaagacccAAGCTCAAAACTAAATGGGAAATTGAATTCTGTATTTACATAtcatacaaacaaaacagattaTCCACACAGAGTATAGACGAAATGCATTGCCAGAACAGAACCCAATGGCATGAGAAAGCTAAGGACAAAAACTAGTACCGGTATGATGTTTCTGGCTTTCCTTgctaagggggaggggggcgtcgaATTTTATGCTTCAGACTTtgagtacatgtacgtatagtTGTGCACGTTTTGATCATATCCGTAAACGAAACAGTTGTCGTTCAAACACATCGCTGGGAAATCTACAACATGACAAAATTTCTTCATGTTTCTTGGCTCGgacaaaacaaaaaccaaaGCCGGTTCCTCACGTGCGAAATAACATGGACATTTCACCTAAAAGGTGACGCAGTTTTGGCCACTTAATAGATCTCTATGGTACTTCAGATATTTCAGGGTTATTTGACACTTATATAAAATGGAACTTAAGACACCATTCGCTCAAAAACGGCCCTACAAACCTCCGTACAACCACTGCTCCTCTTCTTCGacgtccgccattttggcacGCTGTGCAAGTCGTCTCGGCAAACTTCGGAGCTTTCCGGAAATTCCCGATCACTCGgtaaccaagatggcggcgcccatgtGCAGGTAACGCTTCATTCTCCCCATTTGACGTCTTTTTCGTGCTCGTTAACTATTATTGACAGTTGCCAACGTGAAATATCAGTAAACTATTTCATGTATAATCACAAAAATGTACTTTGCAAGCTTTACGTCAATGTGTTCTATTGTTACAGGGGTAAGTTGATGGCTGTCATCTGCATCAGaaaccttcaagttcaacacaGAAGTCCTCCTTGGACTTTGAAACCAGTTCAGTTTTTCAGCACTTCATCTCCGTGTCCAAGATTATCATCATTTAATGAGGCAACTCGCAATAGAACACTGCTACAAGCAACAAACATACttcagtggagaagaaaaggcACATCTTCGGATGTGAATCTCAAACCCTTCCCCATTGGTTGTTGTAGTTTTTCCTCATCCGCATCAACCAATGACAGCGATGGCTCAGCCAGACCACATACAGGAGCCAAGCTTCCCACAACTGTGAAGATCAAGACTTTAGACGCTGTTGGGCAGAGGATCAGACCTGGAACCATCCACCTTTTTGATCAAGAGGGAAAGAGCATGGGTGCGATCCACAGCTATCAGGCTGTAAAACTGGTCAACGATCCTAAAAGCGAAAACAGCGGACTTAGGTTGGTCCAGATTGATGCCGAGGCAAAACCGTACCCAGCCTACCAACTCATGACCCCGCAACAACTGCTGGAGGAGAGGGCCAAGCTGAGGGAAGAGAAGAAGGCCCACAAAGGCGTGGGAGCGGTGCAGTCCATGAGATTTTCGTCAGACATCACGAAACACGACCTCGCCCACAAGGTTCACAAGATTGACAGTTTCATTGAGAAGAAATCCCTTGTCAAGATCTCTATCAGCAACCctagaaacagcaagaaaactacgGAGGATATGGTATTAGTAATTACTTGTTAGTTCCATACCGTACAAGTTATTACATGTTTGGATATTGACACAAATTGAAAATGTACCGTATTCAAAACATCTTCATCAATTGTGCACAAGTCCTTTCACGGATCCAATTGCGCATGCGCAGGTCATAGATGACGGCCCCTGAGACCTACAGAAAACACATAAAGTATCGttgagacaagaactgtttacaagtcagggacctttgacctgtgcATGCAAAGTTGTATCTGTGAAAGGGCTTATACTGATCATGATAGAATTGTTTTGTCATTTGTCGTGATGACTGTTAGACACTTCTTTTCCTCAAAATGTTGTCATACCTTTTCTTACATTCCATTTTGCTAGATTTAGTATCATGCTGTAAATGTGACAAATGTGTTGTAAATTATTTACCATTTCATtgtttttcaagatgtcaattATTATCCCCGCTAACACTTGGATGTTTTCCTCAGATAAAGCTAGCAGACAACATTCTGAAGTCCTTGACGTCCAAGGCTACCTACCAGACTCCTCCAGCACTGAAGGGTACTGCACTCAACTGCATTCTCAGGCCTCTGTCAGACAAGGAGGCCAGTACGGGCAAGAAGAAATAATGACAAATCAGGGGGCTC
Protein-coding regions in this window:
- the LOC136437281 gene encoding translation initiation factor IF-3-like, whose product is MAAPMCRGKLMAVICIRNLQVQHRSPPWTLKPVQFFSTSSPCPRLSSFNEATRNRTLLQATNILQWRRKGTSSDVNLKPFPIGCCSFSSSASTNDSDGSARPHTGAKLPTTVKIKTLDAVGQRIRPGTIHLFDQEGKSMGAIHSYQAVKLVNDPKSENSGLRLVQIDAEAKPYPAYQLMTPQQLLEERAKLREEKKAHKGVGAVQSMRFSSDITKHDLAHKVHKIDSFIEKKSLVKISISNPRNSKKTTEDMIKLADNILKSLTSKATYQTPPALKGTALNCILRPLSDKEASTGKKK
- the LOC136437275 gene encoding pre-mRNA 3'-end-processing factor FIP1-like, translated to MADVEEEEQWLYGDEEAEETKAEEPPPLESTPAPAPEEKEAVNGDSEPAPAVTSNLSADAPEFVTKKTAEGGEDKEAGELSGEENQEEEADDDDSDSDDDVQVTIGDIKSAPTSYPGYGGTPMNLDIKRTAAYSRGGPAPGSAGKTVKGIDLAAPGAINGVPVIDFDLDTLEDKPWRKPGADITDYFNYGFNEDSWKIYCDKQKRLRMDTNLQKPIYVHHAGSTNIRQDKEEQSHAPVGNPIQRRGSGTYRGAGPPPDRKQGGVIDVIGGGISRVEGRRRDRPPDENVIPVMGAPPDDAGRGMRRMHPPPGMPPPGPPPNMPPPPFMPPPPVSSAAQPPPPHPAIHAGGGFPGMPMPPPGMSGPPPGFPPPDSMPPFDSGFNPDRGRFPPPGPPPPSGPPPPSHDDRGQPRGYEDRPPYYSGDHPDFPPYNLGPPPSGPPPGSWDPGRRQENDDYDFFPPMGPPMNRGSESDFSSDSEQEFQRRQHSRERTREREPREYRERDRERERDRDRDRERDRRREERDRGRERESDRSRDRERERRHRDRDRESNRRPEEAEESKDRHRSSRRRHHEDGEKDSSEHRSSRHKRSKHSKRSKERDTSKTEESTEGEAPPAAEGGAGEEEPMET